The genomic stretch tttccgaaacctagaaatcaacttccctgatatgaatcttattctccggtccattccggacctcctcgtgatgtcctggatcccatccgagactccgaacaaacttcggtctccatctcatattccgaatctacttatacgacatcgaaccttaagcgcgtcaccctacggttcgtgaactatgcggacatggtcgagactcctctccgaccaataaccaatagcgggatatggagatccataatggctcccacacattcagcgataacttagtgatcgattgaaccatttacatacgataccgattccctttgtcacacgatactttacttgtccgaggtttgatcatcggtatctccatacctagttcaacctcgttaccgacaagtactctttactcgttactgtggtatgtcatctcttgtgaccttgtcacatgcttgcaagctaattagatgtcattccaccgagagggcccagagtatatctatccgtcatcgggatggacaaatctcactcttgatccatatgcctcaactcacactttccgaatacttaatcccatctttataaccacccatttacgcaatggcgtttgatgtaatcaaagtacccttccggtgtaagtgatttacatgatcgcatggtcgaaggactaggtaactatgtatcgaaagcttatagcaagttgaacttaatgacttgatctcatgctacacttatttggctgtatgtccattatatcattcacccactgacataaccttgttattaacaacatccaatgttcatgatcacgaaaccatgatcatctattaataaacaagctagttatacaagaggcttattaggaattccttgttgtttacataacacacatgtatcaatgtttcggttaatacaattatagcatgggatgtaaacatttatcatgaacactaagatataacaataactaatttattattgcctcttgggcatatctccaacaataataacaagtatgcattagtccaagtatggggtagtgcattagcataggttcactcacacaacacttatcaaaccaATGAAGATTATTTGGCTATGTGAAGCGAAATCACTTGACGAAATTCCCGTGTATCCTCGGGAacatttggtcatcataagtacaacaaccggcttgtcctttgctctgaaaaggattgggccactcactgcaataattattactgtcttttatttactcgcactttatttacctgcaataccaaataccccttCAAACCTGTTTGTTAGTGTTATAGTGAATCCTTGATCAAAACTGTTCATCaataccttctgctccttgttgggttcgatactcttatttatcgaaagtactacgatacaccccctatacttgtgagtcATCAATTATCAATCCACTTTCTCCATGAGGACCCAAGCCCGCGGATAGAAGAATCTCATGAAGAAACCCCCAACTGAATCACATATTTCTCATAACCTAGCTTAATTAAGAACTGAATAAGAGTGCACACTTCTATGAATCTTATGGGAAGCTACACCACTTGTTAGGATAAAAAAAATTTATAAGAAGGCAATTTTATTATAGGAAATCAACCTATAAACTATTGGAGACATCCTACTATTAATTGTCGTGTGGGTAAGAAGGCTTTACCTGTGTGGATGAAGGGAGCTCTATCGTCTTATAAGAAGGCTTTACCCGCGTGGATGAATGGAGATCTATCATCTATGACGGATTTTCCATAGGATATCGTtggtaaagccgtatgaacggaagatgtctaccggggatatGTGAATggtcaaaagggtgggtatgcggggtcgcggagaaggcagtgattggtttgtatcttacacctggcctcacaccaaggaagtgtggacaggctcatgactcggttggcaataagcataagttctcttatgcgtaaagtaacacacctgagtgtattgaattgtgaccTATCACTCCCTTTTTCGGGAAGAAACTactaacgcggcaggaaaggaactacaTGAAGTTCTGGTTAACTTGTGAAGACTAACGGACATactttttcagaataaaataaaccttttgaagaaatgattatgaaaacttgcatttgcctacgactttctggtttctggttgtagctagtgcatgatacacttatttctattattgaacttgctgagtacgctagtACTCATCTGTTCCCTCTTGAACACCCTGCTTAGatctggaggcatcaaaggagaagCTACCATTAAGTTCGAAGACGGGGGACTTAACCAATGCAAGGGCAGAAGTCAGTCAATAAAGTTGATGAAGTTAGCATGTACATATTCCATGGTGGAAACCTAGTCTAGAAGTAGAAGTGAACTTATTCCCTAAACCTAGTACCTAAGTAGATAGCGTTCTAGCATAGTTCTCTAGCAAGCCAAGTATCTCTAGATCTAGAATTAGTAAGAAATTAGTCTACGAGTTCTTCTTTTGGAGTTTTATTTACAGTTTTACCtcaatgtaaagtaggaggttgtgctgatcttttgtaaacagtttgtgtatacttctatagacataccttggactcgcatatgtttctgttataccactctgagggatgtaatactagtgacacgatatttcattggtgttatgtcaacgacttgcatactacaccatgcagtggtatactGGGTCACCGCACCTGCATCATCGGATAAGTGGATCGAACGGCTTAGGACGCCAAACCGCTGTGGTGGCTCCTAGCTAGACCGATTTTACTGTTacttaataacttgcatagtggcCCTcacaatgcgagggcatcatctttatgtGTTCGAGAAATACATTCATAGTTTCATATATTTTTGCAATATGTCGGTATAAAAATATGATTGTATAGTCGTAGCACATGAGTTAGATATAAGATAGATAGATAATAGATAATGTTTACGCCACATCGAGAACCAGTCCACCCGGGCTTGAATCCCCATCACGGTAATTTCGCAGGGATAGACGAACTTTAAATCGGATTATCATCCTACCTAACAATGTATAGTTAAGGGAGAGATCATTCCCTATTGGACAACGTTTAATGGTTACGCCACACAACAGCCCACGACGTCACCACCACCGAGCTGTGTGGCCTGGGAAGAAGAGGCTGGACTCTGTGTGGCCTGGGGACGGGTTCAAATATTGAGGTTGCCATCATGGGCAGTTTCGTTCGTATACATGTTTAGGCGTGCCACAACTTCAGAAAGTGATTGTAATTTCAGTTTATTTTATGTCTTTTGTAAATGTGTGTGATCTACGAAAATAACGTTTGTTGCATGTAATATAttgtttgtgtgatgatcaatggtTTGCCATCAATTTATTGTAGAGGCCGGGATTGTACTTCTTCATGTTGTTTTTTGAACTGTATATACATGAAAAATAATACAGTAGTTCAAGATATTACTGAAAACTACGTCACTATCTTAAACGCTATCGTTTTGACGAAGTGATTACATGATAGTTACGGTTTGTCCATATATTAAAACCTTCAGTAGACTATCAAGTACCAAATAGTGACTTTTATTTGTCCATGACGGCATAGGTACATGGTACATggatttggattttcttttttatGTTAACTGCATTCCCAAGTGACTCATCCAAACGGCTGAGAGGCCTTGAGGTTGCGTCTTGTGTACAAGTCATCAGAGTTTAAAATCCCAGTCAACCTCGATCGGTTGTCATCTTGAGCTGTCTCTGACCCGCAAAGTCTTTTCTGCCGGAGCCGGTAACTACCGGAGTACCCCGAACCAATAACACGGTGACAGCTGATCCAGTACAATCTACCCCATCCAAGTATCGCAACGTATTAGCTCTTTCGTGGTTTTCTGCTGCATGTCTGCTGCATGTGTAGGTCCCACCCACATGGCTctgtcccctctcctctctctccaccCCGAATTCTCTCTCTTCAATTATTTCCATTCATTCCACCACGGTAAAATCTCTCCTGAATTAACAACTTACTTCTGTACTTATTCTAATGCACGACACTAACTCCGATGGATGGTTCTTACTGATTTTAATTAGGTTCAGTTTGTATAATTTTTCAACCATGTTTCAAATATTGTATCGAAATATCATGTCACAATTTCCTATTTTCGTAAGTTCATAAAAGTTCCATATATTATTACCATATACTCCATGTCACTGCTAaatactagtggcgcaccactactatcacgccactgctaacagttagtagtggcgcaccactcatgcgccattgctaactcaagtCTCGGGTGGAGCTGAatcataaaataaatatagcaatggcgcatggttgttgtggtgcgccactagtattttcatagcagtggagcacctgtttttggtgcgccactgctatatagcagtggagcaccactagaggggtgcgccactacgagTGATCTTACGCctaggcctttttctagtagtggtttATTTAAATAATTTCAGTCCATTTAAAATATCTCCAAATTTTTGTGAGCAACTCAAATCGTATGATCAATATATTTTTCTAAGTATGGGATCAGTAATGATACCAAAGAAATATGGCACatattatatttttttttatttagttgtattttTTTTTACATATGTGATTCAAACATATTCTAGttgtattttttttcaaaaagtttCAGATTTTTCATTAATATGTTCAAAAATTTGTGAGCAAACATATATGGGTTATATTTGCTCTAAGTATGGGTTTGTCTTAAGTAACATCTTGGCATCAAAGAAATATGGCAAATATTACGTATATTTACTGAAAATTGGGACATACCAGCACTTCCCAATTAGGATTCAGAAATCAGAGAGCAAGCATGGCGTAGCCGACGATGCAGGCCGCGGctgaggcggcggcgccggtcaCCATGACCCCGGCGCTGTTCTGGTTGGTGGAGCCGGTGGGAGGTGACGCGCCGATCGTGTTCGTCGATCCTCCATCTGCGCCGGCCGGAGCGGTCGCTGGTGGCAGCATCGGCGGGGCGCCGGCCGGAGCCGACGGCGTGGGCGACGGTGGCGAAGAGCTCGGAGGAGCAGACGGAGGAGACgaggccgccggcgccgagcttgGCGGTGTCCCCTGGGCGGAGGCggaagcggggggggggggccgaGGTGGGGCTGGGAGCCTTAGGAGCGGGCGCGGGAGGAGATGCCGTCGCGGGCGGCGGGCTGGAAGCGGACGGCGCAGGAGACGCTGCCGGCGGAGGGGTCGCAGTGCTCGACAccggaggcggggcggcgggcgagcaagccggaaaagaGACAGCCATAAGGGCCACCAGCTGATACGTATTGTATATGTCGCGCAGCGTCTGTCGGGGCAATACCCAATAAAAATTCGGGATACCGCTTCGGCCAGCACGCATCGCAACCAACCAACGCACGGGCAGATGGACACCGGTAGTTACCGGATCCGTTAGAAAAACCGCACTCGTCTCTGACCGTCGATTATTCTATTGCCACTGCAGAAAATTCTACCCATGTAATCGTAAGGTACCATCTTCATAGTACATCTTGTCCCCTTGTGTTTGTACGTACTGTGCAAAGTGCAAACAAAAGGTGAAGTCTTTAAACAGCTCAGCCATGGCCGCGCGGGCTAACAGATATGGTGAAATTTCGGAGGGCGGCAGGGGAGCGCTGGAAGGCCGGAGAGCGCAGGAGAGGTCGTTAGATGACTGGCTCCCGATCACCTCCTCGAGGAACGCCAAGTGGTGGTACTCCGCGTTTCACAATGTCACCGCCATGGTCGGAGCCGGCGTCCTCAGCCTGCCGTACGCCATGTCCGAGCTCGGCTGGTACGTTCTGTGTCGATCACCGGCCATCGCTGACCTCTGATTTCTACTGAATTTGACCGACCTTGATGTGATTTGGTTCTAGGGGCCCTGGCATCGCGGCGCTGCTCCTGTCGTGGATCATCACGCTCTACACGCTGTGGCAGATGGTGGAGATGCACGAGGCGGTGCCGGGGACGAGGTTCGACCGGTACCACGAGCTCGGGCAGCACGCCTTCGGCGACAAGCTCGGGCTCTGGATCGTCGTGCCGCAGCAGCTCGTCGTCGAGGTTGGCCTCAACATCGTCTACATGCTCACCGGCGGCATGTCGCTCCAGAAGTTCCACGAGATCGTCTGCAAAGACAGGAACTGCAAGGACATCAAGCTCACCTACTTCACCATGATCTTCGCCTCTGTCCAGTTCGTCCTCTCCCAGCTCCCCAACTTCGACGCCATCTCCAccatctccctcgccgccgccatcatGTCAATCTGGTGAGTAATTTCTGTCCCCCACCACCATATCGATATGTGCTGCACGTCTGCACAGCAAAAATTCTGAAACCCGCTGACATGACATGGCGCGCAGCTACTCGACGATTGCTTGGGGGGCTTCCTTGGACAGTGGATGGAAGGCGGCGGGGCAAGTGAACTACCACCTGCGCAAGACGTCGGCGGCGGGGAAGGTGTTCGGCTTCTTCGAGGCGCTGGGGGTCGTGGCCTTCGCGTACGCCGGCCACAACGTCGTGCTGGAGATCCAGGCGGCCATCCCGTCCACGCCGGAGATGCCGTCCAAGAAACCcatgtggaagggcgtggtcgtcGCCTACGTCATCATCGCCCTCCACTACTTCCCCGTCGCGCTCGTCTGCTACTGGGCCTTCGGCAACACCGTCAATGAGAACATCCTCATCACCCTCGACAAGCCCAAGTGGCTCATTGCCACCGCCAACATGATGGTCGTCCTCCATGTCGTCGGAAGCTACCAGGTTTACGCCATGCCCGTGTTCGACATGATCGAGATGGTGCTCGTCAAGAAGCTGCGCTTCCCTCCCGGCCTGCCCGTccgtttggttgcccggaccgcCTATGTTGGTAATAATATTTCAGAATTCATTTCTTCACGCTAAAGCTCTTGCCATCAGATAACCACGACTTTAATGGGATGCAATCGGTTGCAGCGTTCACAATGTTCATAGCCATCACCTTCCCCTTCTTCGGTGGGCTGCTTGGATTCTTTGGCGGATTCGCGTTCGCACCGACGACTTATTTTGTAAGCATTCCAAATCCCTTTCGTTTCCATTATAGCAACTGCGAATTCACAGCCTGACAAGGACACATATCTTGTGCAGCTTCCCTGCATCATGTGGCTGGCAATCCACAAGCCCAAAAGATTCAGCCTCTCATGGTGCACTAACTGGGTAACAAGCTTcttgatttctttctttctctgtgTCTGTAGTAGATGTCCAAAATAACAAGACCAATTTGTGTCTCAATTTCATCCTAATTTTCAATCCCAATTGTTCTATGTTAGACCCAATATAACTATGTTTCTACTACCATGCTCTTCAGATCTGCATCGTCCTTGGATTCATGCTTATGATACTATCGCCCATCGGAGGACTCTGGCGGATTATACAGAAAGCCAAGGATTACCATTTCTACTCGTAGATTCTAGACTAGTATACTACATGTAATCCCGCATATAGTTACATATATGCTTGACATATGGATACAAGATTATCGACACGTCACGAGTCGCCGAACATGGCTAGCTAGCTGGAACGAAAATGGTTTTATAGGCGTTAGTTGTAAATTGGTAATGTGTGTGATTGTATATGTTTATCTATATGGTAGGATCAACTTGGCTTCTCTTTTGTGGTCAGAGAAGAGGATCAGCTCGTTTCTATTCACAAATCATTGTGAAGTCCCAATTTAACCTTACACTTATGGGTCCCATTTATGATTAGTTGTACACACAGTACATGTAACTTTTGGATCGTAATGGCTGTAAGCATCTCAGTTATGCGGAGGCAAGGTTTAATGTTTAACATTTTAACCTTTAAGTAGTAAAGCGCTCTTTATCGAACAAAAGTTGCAAGTAGATAATGAAAGTGTTCGGTGAAGGAAAACAAGGTATGTTAACCTTTCGCAAAAGTATTCTACACTGGTACAATTTTCTTTAAGTTAACCGACACATAATCCTTCACTTGAAAGACGAATTCCCGCCCATTAAATGTAGCATCCAGACATTCAATACTTGTTCGGTAGCTTGCTCTTTACAAAAGTCATTGAAGAAAATATCCTATCAGCCCTATTATTTGCTAGATGTAAGATTAACACCAATTTGAGAAGCTTGTAAACAACGTTATAAGTCATATTCTGGTTTGTTTCAGCAAGCATAATAGAGAGTCAACCAATATTTTTGAGGCTTTTAAACCTCTCATCTCTACACATATCAGCAATGAAAAGAGTAAGTTCGTAATTTGGTGTTTGCCTGATCAAACCAATCTCCAAGCTCTCGAAGTTGTCTATTAATGATACATAGAACCATCTCAACATGTAAGGGCTGGAGATTCATGAGGTTTTTGTAGAATCTTGATGGTCTTCCAACCGGCTATAGGGCTTCCATGTGAGTAACTTTGACTCTATGCTTGACACAAAAGTATGTGACCCCTTCAAGAAAAGGTTTCCATCTCTCACCATTTATGTGTAATTCTAGTCGAACCTTCGTAAAATAGACGAGTTCAATGGCATTGACAATGTCTTGATATCTCTGTTGCAAAGCAGCTTATGAAATCTGTGTAACCTACGATGATTTGCAACAAGTGTACCATGAAAACAAAGTCAAATGACTCAAATGATGacaacatggtctcagaaagcatAGCCGCATTGCTTTGATGGTGATCTTTTGATATCTTGTTGAGAACTAGACGGATGGAAGGACACATACGAAGAACAACATAAATGGTTGTGTAGTAAGACCCCAACAAGTATCATCCGGCGTACTCAATCCCATCTCTTGCTTCATGCCTTCACCGATTTCAAGTTCCTCCAAGTATAATTTATTTAATAAGTTGTTCAGCTTGAGACAATCGGAGCATTCATATCTTCTTACAATACATCCCAAGAAAAATCAACGGACTTGGAAGTTGTTGAAAGAATAATTAAGACACAAATCAGAATTCTCcttagcaacaacaacaagaaataACTCAAATTGATGAGCAAAACAATACACATAGCTAGTACCATCGAGAAAGCCAGACCATTAACGTAGCCTTCATGTTTCTAGCTCCATCATGTCCTTGCCCAGGTAGCCTAGAGAAGGCCAGACCATGATCCATAAGCAAGGTCTCTACTGTTATTGTGAGTGTCAAAGAGGTGGTATCTTCAACAAGGACAACACCAATATATCCTTTAACCACATTCCTCTCCTATCAGCATAACATAAACACAGAGCTAATTGTTCGTATAGATAAACATTACTTGACTATCAGACAATATTGAGAAACAAACATCACCTTGCTCTTCAAACACAAGTTCAGTAGTTCCTTGCACAAGAATTGATCACATCTATTTGTATTCTTGAGATTTCATTATATTGTTTCTTTGTGCATTTCTTATAAAAAATCTGCACACAATGTAAGAGCTCAAGAAATTTTCCTTTATTTAGTGAACTTTCACtttctgacataggcatccccaatgggcttgcTGAAGAAGGTACCTGggatttattgaaggcccacgacccgaagtttatgaagcccgggagCTCAGTTATGGAGTAGtttggaaatatagagttgtattaggaataatggcTTGTAACTATCACGGGTTGGACTNNNNNNNNNNNNNNNNNNNNNNNNNNNNNNNNNNNNNNNNNNNNNNNNNNNNNNNNNNNNNNNNNNNNNNNNNNNNNNNNNNNNNNNNNNNNNNNNNNNNGTTttagttttgtttgaataaaattgatcctagcattcattgtgtgggagagagacacgctcctctgtagcatatggacaaatatgtccttagctttactcatagtattcatggcgaagtttcttcttcgttaaattgttatatggttggaattggaaaatgacatatgtggtaattggtataacatcttgaataatgtgatacttggcaattggtgtgctcatgtttaagctattgcatcatatactttgcacctattaatgaagaaatacatagagcatgctaaaatctgatttgcatgtttggtttctctaaggtctagataatttctagtattgagtttgaacaacaaggaagacggtatagagtcttataatgtttacaatatgtcttttatgtgagttttgctgtaccgcttcatccttgtgtttgtttcaaataaccttgctagcctaaaccttgtatcgagagggaatacttctcatgcatccaaaatccttgagccaaccactatgccatttgtgtccaccatacctacctaccacatggtatttctccgccattccaaagtatattgcttgagtgctacctttaaaatttccattctttacctttagaatatatagctcatgggacaaatagcttaaaaactattgtggtattgaatatgtacttatgcactttatctcttattaagttgattgttgtgcgataaccatgtttctggggacgccatcaactattctttattgaatatcatgtgagttactatgcatgtccgtcttgtctgaagtaagagagatctaccaccttatggttaagcatgcatattgttagagaagaacattgggccgctaactaaagccatgaatcatggtggaagtttcgattttggacatatatcctcaatctcatatgagaacattaattgttgctacatgcttatgcattaaagaggagtccattatctgttgtctatgttgtcccggtatggatgtctaagttgagaataaccaaaagcgagaaatccaatgcgagctttctccttagacctttgtacaggcggcatagaggtaccccattgtgacatttggttaaaacatgtgtattttgtgatgatccggtagtccaagctaattaggacaaggtgcgggcactattagtatactatgcatgaggcttgcaacttataagatataacttacataactcatatgctttattactaccgttgacaaaattgtttcttgttttcaaaataaaagctctagcacaaatatagcaatcaatgctttcctctttgagggacctttcttttacttttattgttgagtcagttcacctatttctctctatctcaagaagcaaacacttgtgtgaactatgcattgattcctacatacttgcatattgcacttgttatattactctatgttgacaatatccatgagatatacatgttacaagttgaaagcaaccgctgaaacttttatcttcctttgtgttgcttcaatgctttctactttgaattattgctttatgagttaactcttatgcaagacttattgctgcttgtctttaagtactattcatgaaaagtctttgctttatgattcaattgtttactcatgtcatttaccattgttttgatcgctgcattcattacatgtgcttacaatagtatgatcaagattatgttggtagcattgtcactaagaaattatctttgttatcgtttacctactcgggacgagtatgaactaagcttggggatgcttgatacgtctcaaacgtatctataatttcttatgttccatgctacttttatgatgatactcacatgttttatacacattatatgtcattattatgcattttccggcactaacctattaacgagatgccgaagagccgattgtctgttttctgctgtttttggtttcagaaatcctagtaaggaaatattctcagaattggacgaaatcaacgcccagggtcctatttttggacgaagcttccagaacacctgaggggaaaggaagtggggccacgaggtggccacaataCCAGGCgatgcggcctgggccctggccgcgccagcctatggtgtgggcccctcgggcacccccttgaCCTatttcctccgcctacttaaagccttcgtcgcgacacccccagtaccgagagccacgatacgagaaaacatactgagatgccgccgccgccaatcccatctcgggtgattctggagatcacctccggcaccctgccggagaggggaatcatctcccggaggactctacaccgccatggtcgcctccggattgatgagtgagtagtccacccctggactatgggtccatagcagtagctagatggttttcttctccccattgtgcttcattgtctgatcttgtgagctgcctatcatgatcaagatcatctattcgtaatgctacatgtgtgtttgttgggatccgatgaatagagaatactatgttatgttgattatcaatctatctatgtgttgtttatgatcttgcatgctctccgttgctagtagaggctctggccaagtcattgcatgtaactccaagagggagtatttatgctcgatagtgggttcatgtctccgtgaatccggggagtgacgagcaaccttctaagattatggatgtgttgttgccactagggataaaacattgatgctatgttcgaggatatagttattgattacattacgcaccatacttaatgcaattgtctgttgtttacaacttaataccggaaggggttcggatgataacctgaaagtggactttttaggcatagatgcatgctttggatagcggtctatgtactttgtcgtaatgcccaattaaatctcacaatactcatcatgtcatgtatgtgcattgtcatgccctctttatttgtcaattgcccaactgtaatttgtttacccaatatgct from Lolium rigidum isolate FL_2022 chromosome 4, APGP_CSIRO_Lrig_0.1, whole genome shotgun sequence encodes the following:
- the LOC124649421 gene encoding lysine histidine transporter 1-like, coding for MVGAGVLSLPYAMSELGWGPGIAALLLSWIITLYTLWQMVEMHEAVPGTRFDRYHELGQHAFGDKLGLWIVVPQQLVVEVGLNIVYMLTGGMSLQKFHEIVCKDRNCKDIKLTYFTMIFASVQFVLSQLPNFDAISTISLAAAIMSICYSTIAWGASLDSGWKAAGQVNYHLRKTSAAGKVFGFFEALGVVAFAYAGHNVVLEIQAAIPSTPEMPSKKPMWKGVVVAYVIIALHYFPVALVCYWAFGNTVNENILITLDKPKWLIATANMMVVLHVVGSYQVYAMPVFDMIEMVLVKKLRFPPGLPVRLVARTAYVAFTMFIAITFPFFGGLLGFFGGFAFAPTTYFLPCIMWLAIHKPKRFSLSWCTNWICIVLGFMLMILSPIGGLWRIIQKAKDYHFYS